A single window of Halobacterium jilantaiense DNA harbors:
- the hemC gene encoding hydroxymethylbilane synthase has protein sequence MSSQIRLATRGSDLALRQASEVADALEDRRHDVELVEVETEGDRVTDALVNELGKTGAFVRALDEEVLDGNVDAAVHSMKDVPTDVPEDLVVAAVPHRENPADVLVTPDGTGLEDLPAGSVVGTASLRRGAQVQAHRPDLEVEPIRGNVDTRVEKLLAPDLQREHERRTEAAKKAQSEDAREQRRGDYSADVEAGVENIENEREDSERQSEDGDTDSGNGEFDQSVEEWFASLTPLQQSALERDPDTEYDALVMARVGLDRTGLLHHVGIEELPTNTHVPATGQAALCVTARRDSDVVDDLRDALEHVRTRVEVTAERVVLEELNGGCIAPIGVHALVQGDVVRTAVQVFSRDGSEQVGETRELDANNYAAEARELAADLRERGAADLVEEARREA, from the coding sequence ATGAGCAGTCAGATTCGGCTCGCGACACGGGGGTCGGACCTCGCGCTCCGACAGGCGAGCGAGGTCGCCGACGCCCTCGAAGACCGACGCCACGACGTGGAACTCGTGGAGGTGGAGACGGAGGGCGACCGCGTGACGGACGCCCTGGTCAACGAACTCGGGAAGACCGGCGCGTTCGTTCGCGCGCTCGACGAGGAAGTCCTCGACGGCAACGTCGACGCCGCCGTCCACTCGATGAAGGACGTGCCGACGGACGTGCCCGAGGACCTCGTGGTGGCGGCCGTCCCGCACCGCGAGAACCCCGCGGACGTGCTCGTCACGCCGGACGGAACGGGGCTGGAGGACCTGCCGGCTGGCAGCGTCGTCGGGACGGCGAGCCTGCGGCGGGGCGCACAGGTGCAGGCCCACCGGCCCGACCTGGAGGTCGAACCAATCCGCGGGAACGTCGACACGCGCGTGGAGAAGCTGCTGGCACCCGACCTCCAGCGCGAGCACGAGCGCCGCACGGAGGCCGCGAAGAAGGCGCAGTCCGAGGACGCCCGCGAGCAGCGCCGCGGCGACTACAGCGCGGACGTGGAGGCCGGCGTCGAGAACATCGAGAACGAGCGCGAGGACAGCGAGCGCCAGAGCGAGGACGGCGACACCGACAGCGGGAACGGGGAGTTCGACCAGTCCGTCGAGGAGTGGTTCGCCTCGCTGACGCCGCTCCAGCAGTCCGCACTCGAACGCGACCCGGACACCGAGTACGACGCGCTCGTGATGGCCCGCGTGGGCCTCGACCGAACCGGCCTGCTGCACCACGTCGGCATCGAGGAACTGCCGACGAACACGCACGTGCCGGCGACCGGACAGGCGGCGCTGTGCGTGACGGCGCGCCGGGACAGCGACGTGGTCGACGACCTCCGGGACGCGCTCGAACACGTCCGCACGCGGGTCGAAGTGACCGCCGAGCGCGTCGTTCTCGAGGAGCTGAACGGCGGCTGCATCGCGCCCATCGGCGTCCACGCGCTCGTGCAGGGCGACGTGGTTCGGACGGCGGTCCAGGTGTTCAGCCGGGACGGCAGCGAGCAGGTCGGCGAGACCCGCGAACTAGACGCCAACAACTACGCGGCAGAGGCCCGCGAACTGGCCGCAGACCTCCGGGAGCGCGGGGCCGCCGACCTCGTCGAGGAAGCGCGGCGGGAGGCCTGA
- a CDS encoding CPBP family intramembrane glutamic endopeptidase: MVGDLAAVDFPTWAVVALLALPVLDFLHSLTPWSRRLWTQFDHEPWSRFWSVATGIRWVQTVVAGWLVVAVADAPLSAVGVRLPSLPVTIGSAAAAVGLTAWYAYAAATEPSVPVADAPTDFTTTYPANGRERALWYVAGGVTAGVCEEFVYRGAVLAALLGVGLPWPVAVLGAALAFAATHGLAVLNPVALAFYVTFALVMTAVVALTGSLLPAIVLHGATNLWEVVSAFRADGLPQADDAPAA, encoded by the coding sequence GTGGTCGGTGACCTCGCCGCCGTCGACTTCCCGACGTGGGCAGTCGTCGCCCTGCTCGCGCTCCCTGTCCTCGACTTCCTGCACAGTCTGACGCCGTGGTCTCGGCGGCTCTGGACGCAGTTCGACCACGAGCCGTGGTCGCGGTTCTGGAGTGTCGCGACCGGCATCCGCTGGGTGCAGACCGTCGTCGCCGGCTGGCTGGTGGTCGCCGTCGCGGACGCCCCGCTCTCGGCGGTCGGTGTCCGTCTGCCGTCGCTGCCAGTCACTATCGGCAGCGCCGCGGCCGCCGTCGGGCTCACGGCGTGGTACGCCTACGCCGCGGCGACCGAGCCGTCGGTCCCGGTCGCGGACGCGCCGACGGACTTCACGACGACGTACCCCGCGAACGGCCGGGAACGCGCGCTCTGGTACGTCGCGGGCGGCGTCACGGCGGGCGTCTGCGAGGAGTTCGTCTACCGGGGCGCGGTGCTCGCCGCGCTGCTCGGAGTCGGGCTTCCGTGGCCGGTCGCGGTGCTCGGCGCGGCGCTTGCGTTCGCCGCGACCCACGGCCTCGCCGTCCTGAACCCCGTGGCACTGGCGTTCTACGTTACGTTCGCGCTGGTGATGACCGCCGTCGTCGCGCTCACGGGGAGTCTGCTGCCGGCAATCGTCCTGCACGGCGCGACCAACCTCTGGGAGGTCGTGAGCGCGTTCCGCGCGGACGGGCTGCCGCAGGCGGACGACGCCCCGGCCGCCTGA
- the hemL gene encoding glutamate-1-semialdehyde 2,1-aminomutase, whose product MNRETSRELYDRSLDVLVGGVNSTVRAAPQPYPTFVQSGDGGHVVDADGNRYVDWVMGLGPLLLGHDLPQPVESAIQRRASEGPMYGVPTELEVEHAEFVARHVPSVEMLRFVNSGTEATVSAVRLARGYTGRNKIVVMQGGYHGAQESTLVEGDADHRGPSSAGIPPEFAQHTIPVPFNDTDAVTEVFEEHGDDIAAVLVEPILANKGIVEPVEGYHETLRDLTHDHGALLVWDEVITGFRVGGLGCAQSEFGITPDVTTFGKIIGGGFPVGAIGGRTDVMEEFTPTGDVFQAGTFSGHPVTMAAGLETLQYAAENDVYEHVNRLGDRLREGLVEVVAEQAPEYTVVGRDSMFKVVFTRGGSAQSGPCAAGCRQDPDCERHDACPTDASDVGDAAVDRWNRVFRPQLLDDGVMLSQNQFESQFVSYAHTEEDVDRTVEAYRDAL is encoded by the coding sequence ATGAACCGCGAGACGTCCCGGGAGCTCTACGACCGGTCGCTCGACGTGCTCGTCGGCGGCGTGAACTCCACCGTGCGCGCCGCTCCACAGCCGTACCCGACGTTCGTGCAGTCCGGCGACGGCGGCCACGTCGTGGACGCCGACGGGAACCGGTACGTGGACTGGGTGATGGGCCTCGGCCCGCTGCTGCTGGGCCACGACCTCCCGCAGCCAGTCGAGTCCGCCATCCAGCGCCGCGCCAGCGAGGGACCGATGTACGGCGTGCCGACCGAACTGGAGGTCGAGCACGCCGAGTTCGTCGCGCGCCACGTCCCGAGCGTGGAGATGCTGCGCTTCGTGAACTCGGGCACCGAGGCCACGGTGTCGGCCGTGCGGCTCGCCCGCGGCTACACCGGCCGGAACAAGATTGTCGTGATGCAGGGCGGCTACCACGGCGCACAGGAGTCGACGCTCGTGGAGGGCGACGCCGACCACCGCGGTCCGTCGTCGGCGGGCATCCCACCCGAGTTCGCGCAGCACACGATTCCGGTGCCGTTCAACGACACCGACGCAGTCACCGAGGTCTTCGAGGAACACGGCGACGACATCGCCGCCGTGCTGGTCGAGCCGATTCTCGCGAACAAGGGCATCGTCGAGCCGGTCGAGGGCTACCACGAGACGCTGCGTGACCTCACCCACGACCACGGCGCGCTCCTCGTCTGGGACGAGGTCATCACGGGCTTCCGGGTCGGCGGGCTGGGCTGCGCGCAGTCCGAGTTCGGCATCACGCCCGACGTGACGACGTTCGGGAAGATCATCGGCGGCGGCTTTCCGGTCGGCGCTATCGGCGGTCGAACGGACGTGATGGAGGAGTTCACGCCCACCGGCGACGTGTTTCAGGCGGGGACGTTCTCCGGCCACCCGGTCACGATGGCCGCGGGGCTGGAGACGCTCCAGTACGCAGCCGAGAACGACGTCTACGAGCACGTGAACCGGCTCGGCGACCGGCTCCGCGAGGGCCTAGTCGAGGTCGTCGCCGAGCAGGCTCCCGAGTACACCGTCGTCGGCCGCGACAGCATGTTCAAGGTCGTGTTCACGCGCGGCGGCAGCGCCCAGTCCGGGCCCTGTGCGGCGGGCTGCCGGCAGGACCCCGACTGCGAACGCCACGACGCCTGCCCGACGGACGCCAGCGACGTGGGCGACGCCGCCGTCGACCGCTGGAACCGCGTGTTCCGCCCGCAGCTGCTCGACGACGGCGTCATGCTCTCGCAGAACCAGTTCGAGTCCCAGTTCGTCTCCTACGCCCACACCGAGGAGGACGTCGACCGCACCGTCGAGGCGTACCGCGACGCGCTGTAG
- a CDS encoding CPBP family intramembrane glutamic endopeptidase: MRVLAEAVGVALVLAVALGLSTRELPEEYDWATFRRAQGRVWLLGAGVLGWVVAVEGAGLASLNHPPVVGFAWSAALAFVAVGVTGIATGLVMRRAGHGIDPATRALLELPKSRAFVLVVSTGVAEELVFRGFVLTRVAALTGSEVAAVAVSAVGFAASRAAGLKRAQVAQVAVLGVAIAAAFAYTGNLLAVMVARAGYDTLTTLSTDPADVPNE, translated from the coding sequence GTGCGCGTGCTCGCTGAGGCCGTCGGCGTGGCGCTCGTGCTCGCGGTGGCGCTCGGGCTTTCGACCCGAGAACTGCCAGAGGAGTACGACTGGGCGACGTTCCGCCGCGCGCAGGGCCGCGTCTGGCTGCTCGGCGCGGGCGTGCTCGGCTGGGTCGTCGCCGTCGAGGGTGCGGGGCTCGCGTCGCTGAACCACCCGCCAGTCGTCGGTTTCGCGTGGTCGGCCGCGCTCGCGTTCGTCGCCGTCGGCGTCACCGGCATCGCGACCGGACTGGTGATGCGGCGGGCGGGACACGGTATCGACCCCGCGACGCGTGCGCTCCTCGAACTCCCCAAGAGCCGGGCGTTCGTGCTCGTCGTGTCGACCGGTGTCGCGGAGGAACTGGTGTTCCGAGGGTTCGTCCTGACCCGCGTAGCTGCCCTGACCGGCAGCGAAGTCGCCGCAGTCGCCGTCTCCGCGGTGGGGTTCGCCGCGTCCCGGGCGGCTGGCCTGAAGCGCGCGCAGGTCGCACAGGTGGCCGTCCTCGGGGTCGCCATCGCCGCCGCGTTCGCGTACACCGGGAACCTCCTCGCGGTGATGGTCGCGCGGGCCGGCTACGACACCCTCACGACGCTGTCGACGGACCCGGCGGACGTCCCGAACGAGTGA
- a CDS encoding CPBP family intramembrane glutamic endopeptidase — protein sequence MDRVVVLVGLALSFGGFEAVSRLQDRLGRPSDGLEAHAWKWLVPAAVAGYVLAVEGRPLASIGWTFAGPLPFAYHTAVGLAAMLGSAILLSPLWEALGTADAMQDGMAAFTDFSVAERLVVAGTAGVTEEVPYRGYAVERVTALTGSPLLAAAVSLVAFLAAHVGEHWSRAAAVQMAQPTVVLLALYLWTHSLPVVMAVHALNDAVGLLLADRAGEPDSA from the coding sequence ATGGACCGGGTGGTCGTCCTCGTCGGCCTCGCGCTCTCCTTCGGCGGCTTCGAGGCGGTGTCCCGGCTGCAGGACCGGCTCGGCCGGCCGAGCGACGGCCTCGAAGCCCACGCCTGGAAGTGGCTGGTGCCGGCCGCCGTCGCCGGCTACGTGCTCGCCGTCGAGGGCCGCCCGCTGGCCTCCATCGGCTGGACGTTCGCCGGCCCGCTGCCGTTCGCGTACCACACCGCCGTCGGGCTCGCCGCGATGCTCGGCAGCGCAATCCTGCTCTCGCCGCTCTGGGAGGCGCTCGGCACCGCGGACGCGATGCAGGACGGGATGGCGGCCTTCACGGACTTCTCGGTGGCCGAGCGGCTGGTCGTCGCCGGGACGGCCGGCGTCACCGAGGAGGTGCCCTACCGGGGATACGCGGTCGAGCGCGTGACCGCGCTCACCGGGAGCCCGCTGCTCGCGGCCGCCGTCTCCCTCGTCGCGTTCCTCGCCGCCCACGTCGGCGAGCACTGGTCGCGGGCCGCCGCCGTCCAGATGGCCCAGCCGACCGTCGTGTTGCTCGCGCTCTACCTCTGGACGCACAGCCTCCCGGTCGTGATGGCCGTCCACGCCCTCAACGACGCCGTCGGCCTCCTGCTCGCCGACCGTGCCGGCGAACCGGACTCGGCGTGA
- the hemB gene encoding porphobilinogen synthase, whose translation MDLTHRPRRLRRDGVRGLVSETSLSASDLVAPVFVDATTDERQPIESMPGHERVPLDDAVARVEEVLETGVEAVILFGIPESKDEVGSRAYADDGVVQEATRRITGETDAYVITDVCLCEYTSHGHCGVVEDHAADDPDLTVDNDETLDLLAETAVSHAEAGAEMVAPSSMTDGMVAAIREALDDAGFSDIPIMSYAAKYESAFYGPFRDAADGAPAFGDRRHYQMDPANRREAGREVALDVEQGADVLMVKPALPYLDIVSDVRREFDRPVAAYNVSGEYAMLHAAAEQGWLDLDAVARESLLSIKRAGADLIITYFAEDVAESL comes from the coding sequence ATGGACCTCACGCACCGCCCCCGGCGGCTCCGCCGGGACGGCGTCCGGGGCCTCGTCTCCGAGACGAGCCTGTCGGCCTCGGACCTCGTCGCGCCCGTGTTCGTGGACGCGACGACCGACGAGCGCCAGCCCATCGAGTCGATGCCCGGCCACGAGCGCGTCCCGCTCGACGACGCCGTCGCCCGGGTCGAGGAAGTGCTGGAGACGGGCGTCGAGGCCGTCATCCTGTTCGGCATCCCCGAGTCCAAAGACGAGGTCGGGAGCCGCGCGTACGCCGACGACGGCGTCGTGCAGGAAGCCACGCGGCGCATCACGGGCGAGACGGACGCCTACGTCATCACGGACGTCTGCCTCTGCGAGTACACGAGCCACGGCCACTGCGGAGTGGTCGAGGACCACGCCGCCGACGACCCGGACCTGACTGTGGACAACGACGAGACGCTGGACCTGCTCGCGGAGACCGCCGTCTCCCACGCCGAGGCGGGCGCAGAGATGGTCGCGCCGTCCTCGATGACCGACGGGATGGTGGCGGCGATTCGCGAGGCGCTGGACGACGCCGGGTTCTCCGACATCCCCATCATGAGTTACGCCGCGAAGTACGAGTCCGCGTTCTACGGGCCGTTCCGGGACGCCGCCGACGGCGCGCCCGCGTTCGGCGACCGCCGGCACTACCAGATGGACCCAGCCAATCGGCGGGAGGCCGGCCGCGAAGTCGCGCTGGACGTCGAGCAGGGCGCGGACGTACTGATGGTCAAGCCCGCGCTTCCCTACCTCGACATCGTCTCGGACGTGCGCCGTGAGTTCGACCGCCCGGTCGCCGCCTACAACGTCTCCGGCGAGTACGCGATGCTGCACGCCGCCGCCGAGCAGGGCTGGCTCGACCTCGACGCGGTCGCCCGCGAGAGTCTGCTGTCCATCAAACGAGCGGGCGCGGACCTCATCATCACGTACTTCGCAGAGGACGTGGCCGAGAGCCTCTGA
- a CDS encoding heavy metal translocating P-type ATPase: MSECALCDLPTPDPPVTEDGVDGEYCCRGCLEVGRRLDDVTAADPENLNAAAVDDSTPDDSDVPESAETAYLDVDGLHCSACELFLQAEATDTAGVHDADVSYATDAARVTYDPEVVDPSDLPGVFDRLGYGASLPDGDESGMGDAGGWLAGDDRRVVVGSLLGMVVMLGYGLVLYGSYLDLAPTAELGVLAATLALGTVYCAVTFGLVFGLLEAVALLAVLQSVSFAAILNADSLSVGTAVPAVAALASVVVFHTGRPFLRGAYVSLRAGRPNMDLLVALAVLAAWGYSVAAYAAGSAHVYFDVAVMVVLVVTLGNRIEERVKSRAVSGLSAFAAASVDDASRRTSEGGTETVPVDDLGSGDEVVVRAGERVPVDGTVAEGAAAVDESLVTGESVPDRKRPGDEVLGGTVVTDDALVVAVGEGPDSTADQLVELLWDVRSARPGVQQVADRLAAVFVPLVVALAVVTAGYYLWSGAGVADAVLTGVAVLVVSCPCALGLATPLAVSAGVREALDAGVVVTDAGVFERVRNVDVVVLDKTGTLTTGEMAVEAVTAVGGIDPESVLTRAAAVEQFSTHPVAEAVTDRADPPAVEVTDFDRKPRGVTGTVDGDRVLVGHPGLFDDGEWSVPDRVREATDCVDGVPTVVSWNGEARGVLAVADQPREEWLSVVEDLAAAGREVVVLTGDDPDAADPFREHDAVSDVFAGVPPEGKARAVRAVGENATVAMVGDGSNDAPALAAADLGVAMGSGTELAADAADAVVTADLDAVPEMFGLADATRSRIRQNLAWAFTYNAVAIPLAVAALLNPLFAAAAMAGSSLVVVGNSARPLRGGLLSGLLAG, from the coding sequence ATGAGCGAGTGCGCGCTCTGCGACCTGCCGACGCCGGACCCGCCCGTCACGGAGGACGGCGTGGACGGCGAGTACTGCTGTCGCGGCTGCCTGGAGGTCGGCCGCCGGCTCGACGACGTGACGGCCGCCGACCCCGAGAACCTGAACGCGGCCGCCGTCGACGACTCCACCCCAGACGACAGCGACGTGCCCGAGAGCGCCGAGACCGCCTACCTCGACGTCGACGGCCTCCACTGCTCGGCGTGCGAGCTGTTCTTACAGGCCGAAGCGACCGACACCGCGGGCGTCCACGACGCCGACGTGAGCTACGCGACGGACGCCGCCCGCGTGACCTACGACCCCGAAGTCGTCGACCCGTCCGACCTCCCGGGCGTGTTCGACCGGCTTGGGTACGGGGCATCACTTCCGGACGGCGACGAGTCGGGGATGGGAGACGCCGGCGGCTGGCTGGCGGGCGACGACCGCCGGGTGGTCGTGGGAAGCCTGCTGGGAATGGTCGTGATGCTCGGCTACGGCCTCGTGCTGTACGGCTCGTACCTCGACCTCGCGCCGACGGCCGAACTCGGGGTGCTGGCCGCCACGCTCGCGCTCGGCACCGTCTACTGCGCGGTGACCTTCGGCCTCGTGTTCGGGCTGCTGGAAGCCGTCGCGCTGCTTGCCGTCCTCCAGAGCGTGTCGTTCGCGGCCATCCTGAACGCCGACTCGCTCTCGGTCGGCACCGCCGTGCCCGCCGTCGCCGCCCTCGCGTCCGTCGTCGTCTTCCACACAGGTCGGCCGTTCCTCAGGGGGGCGTACGTGAGCCTGCGGGCCGGCCGCCCGAACATGGACCTCCTCGTCGCGCTCGCCGTGCTGGCGGCGTGGGGGTACTCGGTGGCGGCCTACGCCGCCGGCAGCGCGCACGTCTACTTCGACGTCGCCGTGATGGTCGTCCTCGTCGTCACGCTCGGGAACCGCATCGAGGAGCGCGTCAAGTCGCGTGCCGTCTCCGGCCTGTCGGCGTTCGCCGCCGCCAGCGTCGACGACGCCAGCAGGCGGACCAGCGAGGGCGGCACCGAGACCGTCCCCGTCGACGACCTCGGTTCAGGCGACGAGGTCGTGGTGCGGGCCGGCGAGCGCGTCCCCGTGGACGGAACAGTCGCGGAGGGCGCGGCGGCGGTCGACGAGTCCCTCGTCACGGGCGAGTCCGTGCCGGACAGGAAGCGCCCGGGCGACGAGGTGCTCGGCGGTACCGTCGTCACCGACGACGCGCTCGTCGTGGCGGTGGGCGAGGGACCCGACTCGACGGCCGACCAGCTGGTCGAACTGCTGTGGGACGTCCGGAGTGCCCGGCCGGGCGTCCAGCAGGTCGCCGACCGCCTCGCCGCTGTCTTCGTCCCGCTGGTCGTCGCGCTCGCCGTCGTCACGGCCGGCTACTATCTCTGGAGCGGTGCAGGCGTTGCCGACGCCGTGCTAACGGGCGTGGCGGTGCTGGTCGTCTCCTGCCCGTGCGCGCTCGGCCTCGCCACCCCGCTGGCCGTCTCGGCAGGCGTCCGGGAGGCTCTGGACGCCGGCGTCGTCGTCACGGACGCCGGCGTCTTCGAGCGCGTGCGGAACGTCGACGTCGTCGTCCTCGACAAGACCGGGACGCTCACCACGGGCGAGATGGCCGTCGAGGCCGTGACGGCGGTCGGCGGCATCGACCCGGAGAGCGTCCTCACGCGGGCTGCCGCCGTCGAACAGTTCTCCACGCACCCCGTCGCTGAGGCCGTCACCGACCGCGCCGACCCGCCTGCGGTCGAGGTGACGGACTTCGACCGGAAGCCGCGGGGCGTCACCGGCACCGTCGACGGCGACCGCGTGCTCGTCGGTCACCCCGGGCTGTTCGACGACGGCGAGTGGAGCGTCCCAGACCGCGTCCGGGAAGCGACCGACTGCGTCGACGGCGTGCCCACGGTGGTCAGCTGGAACGGCGAGGCGAGAGGGGTGCTCGCGGTGGCAGACCAGCCCCGCGAGGAGTGGCTGTCGGTCGTGGAGGACCTGGCCGCCGCCGGCCGCGAGGTGGTCGTCCTGACTGGCGACGACCCCGACGCAGCAGACCCGTTCCGCGAACACGACGCCGTGTCGGACGTGTTCGCTGGCGTTCCACCCGAGGGGAAGGCCCGGGCCGTCCGGGCGGTCGGCGAGAACGCGACGGTGGCGATGGTCGGCGACGGCAGCAACGACGCGCCCGCGCTCGCCGCCGCCGACCTCGGGGTCGCTATGGGATCGGGCACCGAACTCGCGGCCGACGCCGCCGACGCCGTCGTGACGGCGGACCTCGACGCCGTTCCCGAGATGTTCGGGCTCGCGGACGCCACTAGGTCGCGCATCCGACAGAACCTCGCGTGGGCGTTCACGTACAACGCCGTCGCGATTCCTCTGGCGGTGGCAGCCCTGCTAAATCCGCTGTTCGCGGCGGCGGCGATGGCCGGCTCCAGCCTCGTCGTCGTCGGGAACTCCGCGCGCCCGCTGCGTGGCGGCCTGCTGTCGGGGCTGCTCGCGGGGTAG
- a CDS encoding MFS transporter, with translation MDRDQLQFYSLYVSRFAGGFGLSALALLLPKYANELVASDLMIGLFYTGFTVSQALIVVPMAWAGDRYDKRAIFLGLLAFGVVVSLAFTFVETSWQLVAVRGGQGILATGMGLLSLSLVGELASKGTRANRIGKANAWRLAASLLGLGTAGVLYDRYGFEPVFYVLAVLFVVAFAAVWVLLDADDTRIRGFPFSDLAVNRRILTLTSFRAPYAVAVTLVRSWVAVYAGLEASRGGLAYTGVVLAVVLSAEKFTNMLCQPFTGRLSDRFGRSLFVAAGGAGYGVAAMLVPLTPAVGDALGLAASAPVLGDLSPAFLPLVAVNGLLGVADSFREPASMALFADEGIDGEGVASSFGIRELVWRPGSVLAPVLGGWLMAEYGIEWAFYVGGAFALTAVAIFVAVLVRDHGAEALTEW, from the coding sequence GTGGACCGGGACCAACTGCAGTTCTACTCGCTGTACGTCTCGCGATTCGCCGGCGGCTTCGGCCTCAGCGCGCTCGCCCTGCTGCTCCCGAAGTACGCCAACGAACTGGTCGCCTCCGACCTCATGATCGGCCTGTTCTACACGGGCTTCACCGTGTCGCAGGCGCTCATCGTTGTCCCGATGGCGTGGGCCGGCGACCGCTACGACAAGCGCGCCATCTTCCTCGGGCTGCTCGCGTTCGGCGTCGTCGTCTCGCTGGCGTTCACCTTCGTCGAGACGTCCTGGCAGCTCGTCGCCGTCCGCGGGGGTCAGGGCATCCTCGCCACCGGCATGGGGCTGTTGAGCCTCTCGCTGGTCGGCGAACTCGCGTCGAAGGGCACCCGCGCGAACCGCATCGGGAAGGCGAACGCGTGGCGGCTCGCCGCATCGCTGCTCGGCCTGGGCACCGCCGGCGTCCTCTACGACCGCTACGGCTTCGAACCGGTCTTCTACGTACTCGCCGTGCTGTTCGTCGTCGCGTTCGCCGCGGTCTGGGTCCTGCTCGACGCCGACGACACCCGCATCCGGGGGTTCCCGTTCAGCGACCTCGCGGTGAACCGCCGCATCCTCACGCTCACCAGCTTCCGCGCGCCGTACGCCGTCGCCGTCACCCTCGTCCGGTCGTGGGTCGCCGTCTACGCCGGCCTCGAAGCATCCCGGGGCGGGCTGGCGTACACCGGGGTCGTGCTCGCCGTCGTGCTCAGCGCGGAGAAGTTCACGAACATGCTCTGCCAGCCGTTCACCGGCCGGCTCTCGGACCGCTTCGGCCGGTCGCTGTTCGTCGCCGCGGGCGGCGCGGGCTACGGCGTCGCCGCGATGCTCGTCCCGCTCACGCCCGCCGTCGGCGACGCACTCGGGCTGGCGGCCTCCGCGCCCGTCCTCGGCGACCTCTCGCCCGCGTTCCTCCCGCTGGTCGCGGTCAACGGCCTGCTCGGCGTCGCCGACTCCTTCCGGGAGCCCGCGAGCATGGCGCTGTTCGCCGACGAAGGCATCGACGGCGAGGGCGTCGCGTCCTCCTTCGGCATCCGGGAGCTCGTCTGGCGGCCCGGCAGCGTGCTCGCGCCCGTCCTCGGCGGCTGGCTGATGGCCGAGTACGGCATCGAGTGGGCGTTCTACGTCGGCGGCGCGTTCGCGCTCACCGCCGTCGCCATCTTCGTCGCCGTTCTGGTGCGCGACCACGGAGCCGAAGCGCTCACCGAGTGGTAG
- a CDS encoding GNAT family N-acetyltransferase has translation MPGPAFAEGDTVSLHPIEDEDHEFIQYGRNHPDVRVPLTDTSIKSVDDVAEMLEDEDYHFLICVDEQRESTEQASGAAASSDDGDPEPVGVVAFGWVSSPGERGNLMYWVAPEHQGNGYVTEGTELFLDYAFGECGFHKVDARVLVPNEASAAALEKLGFEREGRRRDDAIVDGEYVDTYTYGLLDREWLDD, from the coding sequence ATGCCAGGACCAGCGTTCGCGGAGGGCGACACCGTCTCCCTCCACCCCATCGAGGACGAGGACCACGAGTTCATCCAGTACGGCCGCAACCACCCCGACGTGCGGGTGCCGCTGACGGACACGTCTATCAAGTCCGTCGACGACGTGGCCGAGATGCTCGAGGACGAGGACTACCACTTCCTCATCTGCGTGGACGAGCAACGCGAGTCCACGGAACAGGCGAGCGGCGCAGCCGCGAGCAGCGACGACGGCGACCCCGAGCCCGTCGGCGTCGTGGCGTTCGGCTGGGTCAGTTCGCCCGGCGAGCGCGGCAACCTCATGTACTGGGTCGCGCCCGAACACCAGGGCAACGGCTACGTCACCGAGGGGACGGAACTGTTCCTCGACTACGCGTTCGGCGAGTGCGGCTTCCACAAGGTCGACGCCCGCGTGCTCGTGCCGAACGAGGCGTCGGCGGCCGCTCTGGAGAAACTCGGCTTCGAGCGCGAGGGACGGCGGCGCGACGACGCCATCGTGGACGGCGAGTACGTCGACACCTACACCTACGGTCTGCTCGACCGCGAGTGGCTGGACGACTGA